The Tepidisphaeraceae bacterium genome includes a window with the following:
- a CDS encoding SulP family inorganic anion transporter has protein sequence MLNFFRFRQGNVKDDVLSGLTVALALVPEAVAFAFVAGVSPIIGLYSAFFLGFITAIVGGRPGMISGATGAMAVVIVGLVATHGIEYMFPAVLLCGLFQLGAGIARLGKFIRMVPYPVVLGFVNGLAIVIGMAQLGSFKTVNPIGELTYLNGPPLWIMLALMALTMAIIWRLPKLTRAVPASLAAILIVSGIAVAINKTAGPSLKPQGSDNAVLTVGDMLVSNAKAKAVADLKGTTLLAEGQTPAGPGGAMTRNKPVAAITGTNQPVDEAPVPSEAVVAAMNSVTKESAGIAAGLPRPFFMQYALPPITLETLWIILPFALVLAGVGLIESLMTLTLIDEITETRGQGNRECIGQGTANLVCGLFGGMGGCAMIGQSLINVNSGGRGRLSGITAAVCLLAFVLFLSPWIEMIPMAALVGVMFMVVIGTFEWASLRMFGKVPASDLLVIWLVAGYTVVMHDLATAVILGVVVSALVFAWQHATHIGAEVKIDPATGRKTYQLHGPLFFASTQSFKEIFDPKSDPDDVVIDFYYTRVYDQSGIEAINFLTEKYTQAGKRLHLTHLSSECRQLLTRAGDLVEVNYSEDPQYHVATDRLG, from the coding sequence ATGCTCAATTTTTTCCGTTTCCGGCAGGGCAATGTTAAAGACGATGTCCTCTCCGGCCTCACCGTAGCGTTGGCCCTGGTGCCCGAGGCGGTCGCGTTCGCGTTTGTCGCAGGGGTGTCGCCGATCATCGGGTTGTACTCGGCGTTCTTCCTTGGGTTCATCACCGCGATCGTGGGTGGCCGTCCAGGCATGATCAGTGGGGCGACCGGCGCGATGGCGGTGGTGATCGTCGGGCTCGTGGCGACGCACGGGATCGAATACATGTTCCCGGCCGTCCTCCTCTGCGGATTGTTTCAGTTGGGCGCCGGCATCGCGCGGCTTGGGAAGTTCATCCGCATGGTGCCTTACCCGGTCGTCCTTGGTTTCGTGAACGGCTTGGCGATCGTGATCGGCATGGCGCAGCTGGGCAGCTTTAAGACCGTTAACCCGATCGGCGAGTTAACGTACCTGAACGGCCCCCCACTCTGGATCATGCTGGCGCTGATGGCGCTAACGATGGCCATCATCTGGCGGCTGCCGAAGCTCACGCGCGCCGTGCCCGCGTCGTTGGCGGCCATCCTGATCGTCTCGGGCATCGCGGTGGCAATCAATAAGACGGCCGGGCCATCGCTGAAGCCGCAGGGGAGCGATAATGCGGTGCTTACCGTCGGCGACATGCTGGTGAGCAACGCCAAGGCCAAGGCCGTTGCCGACCTGAAGGGCACGACGCTGCTGGCCGAGGGGCAAACGCCTGCCGGCCCGGGCGGCGCGATGACGCGCAACAAGCCGGTCGCCGCGATTACCGGCACGAATCAACCGGTCGATGAAGCGCCCGTTCCCAGCGAGGCGGTCGTGGCGGCGATGAACAGCGTAACGAAGGAGTCGGCCGGCATCGCGGCAGGCCTGCCACGCCCGTTCTTCATGCAGTACGCGTTGCCGCCGATCACGCTGGAGACGCTCTGGATCATCCTGCCGTTCGCGCTCGTGCTGGCGGGGGTGGGGCTGATCGAGTCGCTGATGACGCTCACGCTGATCGACGAGATCACCGAAACGCGCGGCCAGGGCAACCGCGAGTGCATTGGCCAAGGCACCGCCAACCTCGTCTGCGGTTTGTTCGGTGGCATGGGTGGCTGCGCGATGATCGGCCAATCGCTGATCAACGTGAACTCCGGTGGCCGGGGGCGCCTGTCGGGCATCACGGCGGCGGTCTGTTTGCTGGCGTTCGTGCTCTTCCTGTCGCCGTGGATCGAGATGATCCCGATGGCGGCGCTGGTGGGCGTGATGTTCATGGTCGTCATCGGCACGTTCGAATGGGCGTCGCTGCGCATGTTCGGCAAGGTGCCGGCGAGCGATCTGCTCGTCATCTGGCTGGTCGCCGGCTACACCGTCGTCATGCACGATCTGGCGACGGCGGTCATCCTCGGCGTGGTGGTGTCGGCGCTGGTCTTCGCGTGGCAGCACGCGACCCACATCGGCGCGGAAGTGAAGATCGACCCCGCGACGGGCCGCAAGACGTACCAACTGCATGGGCCGTTGTTCTTCGCGTCGACGCAGTCGTTCAAGGAGATCTTCGACCCCAAGAGCGACCCGGACGACGTCGTGATCGACTTCTACTACACGCGCGTCTACGACCAGTCTGGCATCGAAGCGATCAACTTCCTTACCGAGAAGTACACGCAGGCGGGCAAGCGCCTTCACCTGACGCACCTCAGCTCCGAGTGCCGCCAACTGCTGACCCGGGCGGGTGATCTGGTCGAGGTGAATTATTCGGAAGACCCGCAGTACCACGTGGCGACGGACAGGCTGGGGTGA
- a CDS encoding GGDEF domain-containing protein: protein MNAALIEKIRQCPNLPSLPTIAMQVLNLAQRADVDIAEIARIISKDPALSGKILRTVNSSFYGRSQHVSTISQSLVILGLQSVKTLVLGFSLVTNLAKSKSKGFKHLTYWKRSVYAATASRTIAAKINLVQQEEVFLIALLMDIGMLVLDQVIGEEYGEIHAGLTSHGGLSAAEHAALGLTHADVSGMIAEQWKLPPILTEPMAKHHTPERVEDPALRKLTEVVEAASRCADVFVDDSAAGAIADVRARCMSQWSMTEADADALLNEIGTRTKEVASLFDINIGTAASYEAILKRANEALVEITLASQQQVSTLAEQNVKLKKAATTDALTGLANRATFDEFLATRFQEAMAGGAPISLLMLDIDKFKSVNDRFGHPTGDAVIRHVSKLLQSAARATDLAARYGGEEMTLVLPGTPRGVATGIAESIRRAIAANPSNVDSGKLPVTASIGVATFEPSGPLKSPAHLIKAADLAVYAAKKGGRNCVKVFSVPAPAAKPAA from the coding sequence ATGAACGCAGCACTAATCGAGAAGATCCGCCAGTGTCCCAACCTGCCGTCGTTGCCGACGATCGCGATGCAGGTGCTGAACCTCGCGCAGCGGGCCGACGTCGACATCGCCGAGATCGCGCGCATCATCTCCAAGGATCCCGCGCTCAGCGGCAAGATCCTCCGCACGGTCAACAGCAGTTTCTACGGGCGCAGCCAGCACGTCAGCACGATCAGCCAATCGCTTGTGATCCTGGGCCTGCAGAGCGTGAAGACGCTGGTGCTGGGCTTCTCGCTGGTCACGAACCTTGCCAAGAGCAAGAGCAAGGGCTTTAAGCATTTAACCTACTGGAAGCGCAGCGTGTACGCGGCGACGGCGTCGCGCACGATCGCGGCGAAGATCAACCTGGTGCAGCAGGAAGAGGTCTTCCTGATCGCGCTGTTGATGGACATCGGCATGCTCGTGCTGGACCAGGTGATCGGCGAGGAGTACGGCGAGATCCACGCGGGCCTCACGTCGCACGGTGGCCTGTCTGCCGCCGAGCATGCGGCCCTGGGCCTCACGCACGCCGACGTCAGCGGCATGATCGCCGAGCAGTGGAAGCTGCCACCGATCCTGACCGAACCGATGGCCAAGCACCACACGCCCGAGCGGGTCGAGGACCCGGCGTTGCGTAAGCTGACCGAGGTGGTGGAGGCCGCCAGCCGCTGCGCCGACGTCTTCGTCGACGACTCCGCCGCCGGCGCCATCGCCGACGTGCGGGCGCGCTGCATGTCGCAGTGGTCGATGACCGAGGCCGATGCCGACGCGCTGCTGAACGAGATCGGCACGCGCACGAAGGAGGTCGCGTCGCTGTTCGACATCAACATCGGCACCGCCGCGTCGTACGAGGCCATTTTGAAGCGCGCCAACGAGGCGCTGGTCGAGATCACGCTGGCCAGCCAGCAGCAGGTCAGCACGCTGGCCGAGCAGAACGTGAAGCTGAAGAAGGCCGCTACGACCGACGCCCTGACCGGGCTGGCCAACCGCGCGACGTTCGACGAGTTCCTCGCGACGCGCTTCCAGGAAGCGATGGCGGGCGGCGCGCCGATCTCGCTGTTGATGCTGGACATCGACAAGTTCAAATCGGTGAACGATCGCTTTGGCCACCCGACCGGTGACGCCGTCATTCGCCACGTCAGCAAGCTGCTGCAGAGCGCGGCTCGGGCGACGGACCTTGCGGCCCGGTACGGCGGCGAGGAGATGACGCTCGTGTTGCCCGGCACGCCGCGCGGCGTGGCGACCGGCATCGCCGAGAGCATTCGCCGTGCGATCGCGGCCAACCCGTCGAACGTGGACTCGGGCAAACTACCGGTGACCGCCAGCATTGGCGTCGCGACGTTCGAACCCAGCGGACCGCTAAAGTCACCCGCGCACCTCATCAAGGCCGCCGATCTTGCCGTGTATGCCGCCAAGAAGGGCGGGCGCAACTGCGTGAAGGTCTTCTCGGTGCCCGCCCCCGCCGCCAAGCCGGCGGCGTAG
- a CDS encoding response regulator produces MATNLEGKRVLLVDDDSDILASIQAAFEPTGASIETASNGNKAVELAERNTPDLVILDMMLPGRSGFLVLEKIKAKKPKNAKPFIIMITGNQGARHKMYAESLGVSEYFNKPVKLDKLIATAEKLLAAPAA; encoded by the coding sequence ATGGCCACGAATTTAGAAGGCAAACGCGTGCTGCTCGTCGACGACGACAGCGACATCCTCGCTTCCATCCAGGCTGCCTTCGAACCGACCGGCGCCTCCATCGAGACCGCCAGCAACGGCAACAAGGCGGTCGAGCTGGCCGAGCGCAACACGCCCGACCTGGTCATCCTCGACATGATGCTCCCCGGTCGAAGCGGCTTCCTCGTCCTCGAAAAGATCAAGGCCAAGAAGCCGAAGAACGCCAAGCCGTTCATCATCATGATCACGGGCAACCAGGGCGCCCGCCACAAGATGTACGCCGAGAGCCTCGGTGTCAGCGAGTACTTCAACAAGCCCGTGAAGCTCGACAAGCTGATCGCCACCGCCGAGAAACTGCTGGCCGCCCCGGCGGCGTAA
- a CDS encoding HAD family hydrolase, producing MRQFKMVAIDLDGTLLDPSSNVSERSRVAVRRALDAGILICFATGRNWTESKPILDAVAHYDCAVFVGGAMVVDTKNEVALHRMLMDPALAREVSGFFEDRGQGVMAVQDVTTSGGIDYVISGDAPLHPSTEYWISHAKIKVERFPRLSEFGHEHTARVSIVGDRDVTDTVAAEMVEHFGQRIVTHSIYVASGNVNIVEVFDPAVNKWQGILKVAERHNILASEIIAIGDDMNDLPMLREAGLGVAMGNARPEAKAVAKRVIGSNREEGLAAFLDELVTHHTVQPLSEVDGGETNV from the coding sequence ATGCGGCAGTTCAAAATGGTAGCAATCGACCTCGATGGCACCTTGCTCGACCCGTCGAGCAACGTGTCGGAGCGGTCGCGAGTTGCCGTGCGACGGGCGCTGGATGCCGGCATCCTGATCTGTTTTGCGACGGGTCGGAACTGGACCGAGAGCAAGCCGATCCTCGACGCAGTGGCCCACTACGACTGTGCCGTGTTCGTGGGCGGCGCGATGGTGGTGGACACGAAGAACGAGGTCGCGCTGCATCGCATGTTGATGGACCCAGCCCTGGCCCGCGAGGTGAGCGGGTTTTTTGAGGATCGCGGGCAGGGTGTGATGGCGGTGCAGGACGTCACCACCAGCGGCGGCATCGACTACGTGATCAGCGGTGACGCGCCGCTCCACCCGTCGACCGAATACTGGATCAGCCACGCGAAGATCAAGGTGGAACGCTTCCCGCGGCTGAGCGAGTTCGGTCACGAGCACACGGCCCGCGTGAGCATCGTGGGCGACCGGGACGTGACCGACACCGTGGCCGCCGAGATGGTCGAGCACTTCGGGCAACGCATCGTGACGCACAGCATTTACGTCGCGAGCGGCAACGTGAACATCGTCGAGGTCTTCGACCCCGCGGTGAACAAGTGGCAAGGCATATTAAAGGTCGCCGAACGGCACAACATTCTAGCGAGCGAGATCATCGCGATCGGCGATGACATGAACGATTTGCCCATGCTGCGCGAGGCCGGCCTGGGCGTGGCGATGGGCAACGCCCGACCCGAAGCGAAGGCCGTCGCCAAGCGCGTGATCGGCTCGAATCGCGAGGAAGGATTGGCCGCGTTCCTGGACGAACTGGTGACGCACCACACGGTGCAGCCCCTGTCCGAAGTGGACGGCGGCGAGACGAACGTTTGA
- a CDS encoding HEAT repeat domain-containing protein, giving the protein MRRTKLRLILLPTLLAVGCATRSPDQLDPIVYYTQKDAAEAKVQERRATDAAEDDSNLFGAIGRQFSLLSERMNSRTPIELVRKMENAESPQQRWQAIDELVEREFAKRAPYTDRYAEIAMDDPDYLVRAVAIRALNRSRQAGKTDVFIRGLNERSDVVRLEAAKALNNLPDPAAAPPLVALLTSDTEIADVRIAAAEALRHYKRIEVARALIAALTDRDFGVAWQARRSLHRLMETDLGYDQGKWLAYITGPAKPFG; this is encoded by the coding sequence ATGCGACGGACGAAACTACGACTGATCCTCCTTCCCACGCTACTGGCGGTTGGTTGCGCAACGCGATCACCCGACCAGTTGGACCCCATCGTCTACTACACGCAAAAGGACGCCGCCGAAGCGAAGGTGCAGGAGCGTCGCGCCACCGACGCGGCGGAGGACGACAGCAACCTGTTCGGCGCGATCGGCAGGCAGTTTTCACTGCTAAGCGAGCGGATGAACTCGCGCACGCCGATCGAGCTGGTGCGCAAGATGGAGAACGCCGAGTCGCCGCAACAGCGGTGGCAAGCGATCGACGAGCTGGTGGAGCGGGAGTTCGCCAAACGCGCGCCCTACACCGACCGGTATGCCGAGATCGCGATGGACGATCCGGACTATCTGGTGCGGGCCGTCGCGATTCGCGCGCTGAACCGATCCCGACAGGCCGGCAAGACGGACGTCTTCATCCGTGGCTTAAACGAACGCAGCGACGTGGTGCGCCTGGAGGCCGCAAAAGCGTTGAACAACCTGCCCGACCCAGCAGCGGCGCCGCCGTTGGTGGCACTGCTGACGAGCGACACGGAGATCGCGGACGTCCGCATCGCGGCAGCCGAGGCGTTGCGACATTACAAGCGCATCGAAGTGGCCCGCGCGCTGATCGCCGCGCTGACCGACCGCGACTTCGGTGTCGCCTGGCAGGCCCGCCGAAGCCTGCACCGGCTGATGGAGACGGACCTTGGGTACGATCAAGGCAAATGGCTGGCGTACATCACCGGCCCGGCGAAACCGTTCGGATGA
- the murI gene encoding glutamate racemase: MSVHASSHSPLGSPIVVLDSGLGGLTVVRALRAALPLEQIVYFGDTARLPYGSKTAGTVQTFVKQIVAHLLPLNPKHVVIACNTATALALPAVRAEFPTLSISGVIDPGAKAAVMAAGAKAVPVIGVMATEATVKSKAYERAIHRRRSHAKLLLRPAPLLVPIIEEGRLREDPLVRLALRQYLKPLMDRGLDVLVLGCTHYPILKDEITAIVGPSVRVIDSAEQCAADVARRLQARGLRRAEEPAGVPFKCFVTDDPDRFARLGSRFLGVQIEPPTLVSPDDLYATPGLAPVRVAG, from the coding sequence ATGTCCGTTCACGCGTCTAGCCATTCACCCCTCGGTTCGCCGATCGTCGTGCTCGATAGCGGGCTCGGCGGTTTGACGGTCGTGCGCGCCTTGAGGGCGGCGCTGCCGTTGGAACAGATCGTCTACTTCGGCGACACCGCGCGCCTGCCCTATGGTTCGAAGACCGCCGGCACGGTGCAGACGTTCGTGAAGCAGATCGTCGCCCACCTGCTGCCGTTGAACCCCAAGCACGTCGTCATCGCCTGCAACACCGCCACCGCTCTGGCCTTGCCGGCGGTTCGCGCGGAGTTTCCGACGTTGTCCATCAGTGGCGTGATCGACCCTGGCGCAAAGGCCGCGGTGATGGCAGCGGGGGCCAAGGCGGTGCCGGTGATCGGCGTGATGGCGACCGAAGCGACGGTGAAGTCGAAGGCCTACGAGCGGGCGATCCATCGCAGGCGCAGTCACGCGAAGCTGTTGCTGCGTCCCGCGCCGTTGCTGGTGCCGATTATCGAGGAAGGCCGGTTGCGCGAGGACCCCTTGGTGCGGCTTGCACTACGGCAGTACCTGAAACCCCTGATGGACCGCGGGCTGGACGTGCTCGTGCTGGGGTGCACGCATTATCCGATCCTGAAAGATGAGATCACGGCGATCGTGGGGCCATCGGTGCGCGTGATCGATTCAGCCGAGCAGTGCGCTGCCGACGTTGCCCGGCGGTTGCAAGCGCGCGGCCTGCGCCGCGCGGAAGAACCCGCGGGCGTGCCGTTCAAATGCTTCGTGACGGATGACCCCGACCGGTTCGCACGGTTGGGATCGCGATTCTTAGGCGTGCAGATCGAGCCGCCGACGCTCGTGAGTCCGGACGATCTGTACGCGACGCCGGGTTTGGCGCCGGTTCGGGTCGCGGGATAG
- a CDS encoding 7-cyano-7-deazaguanine synthase: MAKELAIILNSGSLNSAVVTALAVQKYRPIMLHCDALGRNGPRLRVAYDQQVAHFKPYREHALAMPFLSTFEPTSKTPTGVADPRQQAAVAPTVLQMLPLMAAAVRFAAHYQAAAIFVGLRVGSESDGLAQASEYIQIWNEMINQPLANPDLEVQAPLLELEPWQVIDIGVNVSAPLERGWSCLEDADQPCGACRGCRVRELAFQQSGKADPAIAVRK, from the coding sequence ATGGCCAAAGAACTCGCGATCATCCTCAACAGTGGCAGTTTGAACAGCGCGGTCGTCACGGCGCTGGCGGTGCAGAAGTATCGGCCGATCATGCTGCACTGCGACGCGCTGGGGCGCAACGGCCCGCGGTTGCGGGTGGCGTACGACCAGCAGGTGGCGCACTTCAAGCCGTACCGTGAACATGCGCTGGCGATGCCGTTCCTGTCGACCTTCGAGCCCACCAGTAAGACGCCCACCGGTGTCGCCGACCCGCGCCAGCAGGCCGCGGTGGCGCCCACGGTGCTGCAAATGCTCCCCCTGATGGCGGCCGCGGTGCGGTTCGCGGCGCATTACCAGGCGGCGGCGATCTTCGTCGGGCTGCGCGTGGGCAGTGAATCGGACGGTCTGGCGCAAGCCAGCGAGTACATCCAGATCTGGAACGAGATGATCAACCAGCCGCTGGCCAACCCGGATCTGGAGGTCCAGGCTCCGCTGTTGGAACTGGAACCCTGGCAGGTGATCGACATCGGCGTGAACGTCAGCGCCCCCTTGGAGCGCGGCTGGAGCTGTCTGGAAGATGCCGACCAACCGTGCGGCGCCTGCCGTGGCTGCCGCGTTCGCGAACTGGCCTTCCAACAGTCCGGTAAAGCCGATCCCGCGATCGCGGTGCGCAAGTAG
- a CDS encoding alcohol dehydrogenase catalytic domain-containing protein, with product MRALVFNNTLAYQPRHPEPAATLGDTLVRVRQAGICATDLEITRGYMNFTGVLGHEFVGEVVSSPQKELVGQRVVGEINVVCGRCDLCQSGLSSHCRNRSVLGIAKHDGAFAELVRLPAMNLHVVPKGVDDDAAVFVEPLAAAFQVLKQVKLDGRKWVTVLGDGRLGLLVAQVLRNAGCPVRVIGKHADKLAICEKWGIRSRPLADIVGRHDQDVVVDCTGSASGFEMAMQMVRPRGTIVLKSTVAQGKPLNLAPLVIDEINVVGSRCGPFREALAALAEKSVDVTGLISRRMRLENGVEAMDYAGRPGVLKVLLTVD from the coding sequence ATGCGCGCCCTCGTCTTCAACAACACCCTCGCCTACCAACCGCGTCACCCGGAACCGGCAGCAACGCTCGGCGATACCCTCGTGCGCGTGCGTCAGGCGGGCATCTGCGCGACGGATCTGGAGATCACCCGCGGCTACATGAACTTCACCGGCGTGCTCGGTCACGAGTTCGTCGGCGAGGTGGTGTCGTCGCCGCAGAAGGAACTGGTGGGCCAGCGCGTGGTCGGCGAGATCAACGTCGTCTGCGGACGGTGTGACCTGTGCCAGTCGGGATTATCGAGCCATTGTCGCAATCGATCAGTGCTGGGGATCGCTAAGCATGATGGTGCGTTCGCCGAACTGGTGCGTTTGCCCGCGATGAACCTGCATGTGGTGCCGAAGGGCGTCGATGATGACGCCGCGGTGTTCGTCGAACCCTTGGCAGCGGCGTTTCAGGTGTTGAAGCAGGTGAAACTGGATGGCCGCAAGTGGGTGACGGTGCTCGGCGACGGGCGTTTGGGACTACTGGTGGCCCAGGTGCTGCGGAACGCGGGTTGTCCGGTGCGCGTGATCGGCAAACATGCTGACAAACTGGCGATCTGCGAGAAGTGGGGCATCCGCAGTCGACCACTCGCTGACATCGTCGGTCGGCACGACCAGGACGTGGTCGTCGACTGCACCGGTAGCGCCAGCGGCTTTGAGATGGCGATGCAGATGGTTCGCCCGCGCGGCACGATCGTGCTGAAGAGCACCGTGGCGCAGGGCAAACCGTTGAACCTGGCGCCGCTGGTGATCGACGAGATCAACGTCGTCGGCAGTCGCTGTGGCCCGTTCCGCGAAGCACTGGCGGCATTGGCGGAAAAGAGCGTCGACGTGACGGGTTTGATCAGCCGGCGCATGCGGCTGGAGAACGGTGTCGAAGCGATGGACTACGCTGGGCGACCGGGCGTGCTGAAGGTGCTGTTGACGGTCGACTAG
- a CDS encoding AraC family transcriptional regulator has protein sequence MRNTAAAAAVDVQRSAPFAKMGHPRLLTLSPGRLSPVIRIAHRVIGRLALDERIIRDHELVLILRGRGRLVFRDESISYDGAARTLLFIPPFAPHRFELGSDVVEHVAVHFDLAPDVPPPQHGLRDRTPYTVRLTGGLAVPRVAYANPANEAEPRLLRIVKAYAGDPILGPVEASAELIVLLARLLRPMPETQDDPVANARIDRAIAFVLADLARAMSVEQLAGVAGLSTSRFNVLFRGRTGVAPMEYVRRARVAEARRLLANVNLSIKQIAHQLGFADPFHFSKVFRAVDGLPPTHFREALLAGRRS, from the coding sequence TTGCGCAACACCGCCGCCGCCGCCGCGGTGGACGTACAGCGGTCGGCCCCATTTGCGAAGATGGGCCACCCGCGCTTGCTGACGCTGTCGCCCGGCAGGCTGAGCCCCGTCATTCGCATCGCCCATCGCGTCATCGGGCGACTGGCGCTCGACGAACGCATTATCCGCGATCACGAACTCGTGCTCATCCTCCGTGGCCGCGGTCGGCTCGTCTTTCGCGACGAGTCGATCTCCTACGACGGTGCCGCACGAACGCTGCTGTTCATCCCACCCTTCGCCCCCCATCGGTTCGAGCTTGGAAGCGACGTGGTCGAACACGTCGCCGTTCACTTCGACCTCGCGCCCGACGTGCCGCCGCCCCAGCATGGATTGCGCGACCGCACCCCTTACACGGTGCGATTGACCGGCGGCCTCGCCGTGCCGCGCGTCGCGTACGCCAACCCCGCGAACGAGGCCGAACCGCGCCTGCTTCGCATCGTGAAGGCCTACGCCGGTGACCCCATCCTCGGTCCCGTAGAGGCATCGGCCGAGCTCATCGTCCTGCTCGCACGATTGCTGCGACCCATGCCCGAAACGCAGGACGACCCCGTGGCAAATGCGCGGATCGACCGCGCGATTGCCTTCGTGCTGGCCGACCTTGCCAGAGCAATGTCGGTCGAACAGCTCGCGGGCGTCGCGGGCCTCAGCACCAGCCGGTTCAACGTCCTGTTTCGCGGGCGCACCGGTGTGGCGCCGATGGAGTACGTCCGCCGGGCCCGCGTCGCCGAAGCCAGGCGGCTGTTGGCAAACGTTAACCTGTCGATCAAGCAAATTGCCCACCAGCTTGGCTTCGCCGATCCCTTCCACTTCAGCAAGGTTTTCCGGGCCGTCGATGGCCTGCCTCCCACGCACTTCCGCGAGGCCCTGCTCGCCGGCCGGCGTTCGTAA
- the trpS gene encoding tryptophan--tRNA ligase: MSQKQRILTGDTPTGRLHLGHYVGSVENRLALQDAYDCYFIIANKHAFTTRADRPADIRQSVLDIATDYLAAGIDPTRSTMFIQSEVPAIDELTFFFSMLIPFNRVMRNPTLTQEIKDKDLGDHYPFGFPLYAVGQCADILAFRPELVPVGEDQLPHLELTREVARRFDQLYCGVDSHTLDKDYVAAGGIFPIIQPKLGRVKRLVGLGAPSPDGTLLKMSKSLNNAIFLSDDSDTVQKKVMGMYTDPKRLRVTDPGETDPTKNPLWAFHETFNPDTAWVDEQRDAYQNGKVGDVVIKRKLVEILNTLIAPIRDRRKAFEARPDDVIDALRVGTQRANVVAEETLAMAKKAMKQDFFPRKLTVG; encoded by the coding sequence ATGAGCCAAAAGCAGCGCATCCTGACCGGCGACACGCCCACCGGGCGCCTCCATTTGGGCCACTACGTCGGCAGCGTCGAAAACCGCCTGGCGCTGCAGGATGCGTACGACTGCTACTTCATCATCGCCAACAAGCACGCCTTCACCACCCGCGCCGATCGACCGGCGGACATCCGCCAGAGCGTGCTCGATATCGCCACCGATTACCTGGCCGCCGGCATCGATCCCACCCGCTCGACGATGTTCATACAGAGCGAGGTGCCCGCGATCGATGAGCTGACGTTCTTCTTCTCCATGCTCATCCCGTTCAACCGCGTGATGCGCAACCCCACGCTCACGCAGGAGATCAAGGACAAAGACCTCGGCGACCACTACCCCTTCGGCTTCCCGCTGTACGCCGTCGGGCAGTGCGCCGACATCCTCGCCTTCCGGCCGGAACTGGTGCCGGTGGGGGAAGACCAGTTGCCGCACCTGGAACTCACGCGCGAGGTCGCCCGCCGGTTCGACCAGCTCTACTGCGGTGTGGATTCGCACACGTTAGATAAGGACTACGTCGCCGCCGGCGGCATCTTCCCGATCATCCAGCCGAAACTTGGCCGGGTGAAGCGCCTCGTCGGCCTCGGCGCGCCAAGTCCCGATGGCACGCTGCTGAAGATGAGCAAGTCGCTCAACAACGCCATCTTCCTCTCCGATGATTCCGACACCGTTCAGAAGAAGGTGATGGGGATGTACACCGACCCCAAGCGTCTCCGCGTCACCGACCCCGGCGAGACCGATCCCACGAAGAACCCCCTCTGGGCCTTTCACGAGACCTTCAACCCCGACACCGCCTGGGTCGACGAGCAACGCGACGCCTACCAGAACGGCAAGGTGGGCGACGTCGTCATCAAGCGCAAGCTGGTCGAGATCCTGAACACGCTCATCGCCCCCATCCGCGACCGCCGAAAAGCCTTCGAAGCCCGCCCGGATGACGTGATCGACGCCCTCCGCGTCGGCACGCAACGGGCGAACGTCGTGGCGGAGGAAACGCTCGCGATGGCGAAAAAGGCGATGAAGCAGGACTTCTTCCCGCGCAAACTGACGGTGGGGTGA
- a CDS encoding phytanoyl-CoA dioxygenase family protein, with translation MLNEQQIAFWNENGYVLGGRVLEDAQVDELRAEVLRVIADRENRAVKQPVLVHNMGSAEAPIWQIVNTWMASNGFYNLIASPTICEEVAQLHEGAEHLRIWHDQIQFKPAAGGGVNMWHQDSPYWGILTPKHAQVTAWVALDDVDTDNGCMRMVPRSHLWGNAIDFLHTLKTFEDMEAVKDFNGHKVDVVTCPVKKGHVHYHHSLTWHGSNRNLSQRPRRAIALHYMTEKTRYLAGGTHLMKQFVSARDGEELTGDAFPIVWKAPQPDAVGV, from the coding sequence ATGCTGAACGAACAACAGATCGCGTTTTGGAATGAGAACGGCTACGTGCTTGGCGGGCGCGTGTTGGAGGACGCTCAGGTGGACGAACTGCGGGCCGAGGTCCTGCGCGTGATCGCCGACCGCGAGAACAGGGCCGTGAAGCAGCCCGTGCTGGTCCACAACATGGGATCGGCCGAAGCGCCGATCTGGCAAATCGTGAACACGTGGATGGCCAGCAACGGCTTCTACAATCTGATCGCCAGTCCCACGATCTGCGAAGAGGTCGCGCAGCTACACGAGGGGGCCGAACACCTGCGCATCTGGCACGACCAGATCCAGTTCAAGCCCGCGGCCGGGGGTGGCGTGAACATGTGGCATCAGGATTCGCCCTACTGGGGCATTTTAACGCCCAAGCACGCGCAAGTGACGGCGTGGGTCGCACTGGACGACGTCGACACCGACAACGGCTGCATGCGCATGGTGCCGCGATCGCACCTGTGGGGCAACGCGATCGACTTCCTCCACACGCTCAAGACGTTCGAGGACATGGAGGCCGTAAAGGACTTCAACGGGCACAAAGTCGATGTCGTCACCTGCCCCGTGAAGAAGGGCCACGTCCACTACCACCACTCGCTGACGTGGCACGGCAGCAACCGCAACCTGAGCCAGCGCCCCCGGCGGGCAATCGCGCTGCACTACATGACCGAAAAAACCCGCTACCTCGCCGGTGGAACGCACCTGATGAAGCAGTTCGTCTCGGCACGGGATGGTGAAGAACTGACCGGCGACGCCTTCCCCATCGTTTGGAAAGCTCCCCAACCCGACGCGGTCGGCGTGTGA